The Fluviicola sp. genome contains a region encoding:
- a CDS encoding FtsX-like permease family protein encodes MKVSFFIARRYLRYTRKQRNLVNWITRISVVGISVITAALVIILSAFNGIEQMVSKLYSDYDPAITMRSLEGKTFDSTAVNFRELRKLPGVISVSKAIEETVIIKHGKKWINARMVGVDYSFVEACNLKNHMVDGYPYLEENGEPTAVIGASLLDKIDGYISEMDGYEELTLYTPLRDASIARLKSPFKVSPLKVVGRMNYNKDVNMSDVLVPLNYAEIQLNYGSDITAIYFHADKQHIESVKAALVAKFGKKFMIKTAAEKNELIFKTSESEKKIVVLILLFIFVLAAFNLVASLNMLFIEKKENIETMERFGATRQFIFRIFFFEGILIAFKGIGIGLVLGVGVCLLQMQFAFLKMPNSGGEAFPVILRAIDVLFIFGMVVLLSVLSSYFPVRYLVKRTID; translated from the coding sequence ATTAAGGTTTCATTTTTCATAGCGAGAAGGTACCTTCGATATACCCGGAAACAGCGTAACCTGGTCAATTGGATTACGCGCATATCGGTTGTCGGAATTTCGGTCATTACAGCGGCCCTGGTGATTATTTTATCGGCCTTCAACGGGATCGAGCAAATGGTTTCCAAACTTTATTCGGATTACGATCCGGCCATTACCATGCGTTCGCTGGAAGGGAAAACCTTCGATTCCACGGCAGTAAACTTCCGGGAACTCCGGAAACTTCCGGGAGTTATTTCGGTGTCCAAAGCCATTGAGGAAACCGTCATCATCAAACACGGCAAGAAATGGATCAATGCGCGCATGGTCGGAGTAGATTATTCGTTTGTGGAAGCCTGTAACCTGAAAAATCACATGGTCGACGGTTATCCGTACCTCGAAGAGAATGGCGAGCCTACGGCCGTTATCGGGGCAAGTTTACTGGATAAAATTGACGGATATATTTCCGAAATGGACGGATACGAAGAATTGACCTTGTATACGCCGTTAAGAGATGCCTCCATTGCCCGTTTAAAAAGCCCGTTCAAAGTTTCCCCGCTGAAAGTGGTGGGAAGGATGAACTACAACAAGGACGTGAATATGTCGGATGTATTGGTGCCGCTCAACTACGCTGAAATCCAGCTGAATTACGGGTCGGACATTACAGCGATTTATTTTCATGCCGATAAGCAACACATTGAATCCGTTAAAGCAGCACTTGTAGCTAAATTCGGAAAGAAATTCATGATTAAAACAGCTGCTGAAAAGAACGAATTGATCTTTAAGACCAGTGAGAGCGAAAAGAAAATTGTGGTATTGATCCTGCTGTTCATTTTCGTACTGGCTGCATTCAACCTGGTCGCATCGCTGAACATGTTGTTTATTGAGAAGAAGGAAAACATCGAAACCATGGAACGCTTCGGAGCTACCAGGCAGTTTATTTTCCGGATCTTCTTTTTTGAAGGAATTTTAATTGCATTCAAAGGAATCGGGATCGGATTGGTTTTGGGTGTTGGCGTTTGCCTGCTTCAAATGCAGTTTGCGTTCCTGAAAATGCCGAATTCCGGCGGTGAAGCCTTCCCGGTTATTTTGCGCGCAATTGACGTACTGTTCATTTTTGGAATGGTGGTCCTGCTGAGTGTTTTATCGTCTTATTTCCCGGTGCGTTACCTGGTAAAAAGAACCATTGACTGA
- the rbfA gene encoding 30S ribosome-binding factor RbfA produces the protein MSSIRQNRVEGVIQEELSTYFQRNAREICLGAMVSVTIVRVTSDLSLARIYLSIFAGPDKKEVLKNIQENSRKIRGEVGKRLKNMHKIPELQFYIDDSLDYAETIDKLLKD, from the coding sequence ATGAGTTCAATTAGACAAAACCGGGTTGAGGGAGTAATTCAGGAAGAATTATCGACTTATTTTCAACGCAATGCACGTGAGATTTGCTTGGGTGCAATGGTCAGTGTGACGATTGTAAGGGTAACTTCCGATCTGTCTTTGGCACGTATTTATTTATCGATTTTTGCGGGTCCTGACAAGAAGGAAGTATTGAAAAATATCCAGGAGAATTCCCGAAAAATCCGCGGAGAAGTCGGGAAACGGTTGAAGAACATGCACAAAATTCCGGAACTTCAGTTCTATATTGATGATTCCCTGGATTATGCAGAAACCATTGATAAATTGCTGAAAGATTAA
- a CDS encoding ABC transporter ATP-binding protein, whose product MKSILAFHKYTFSYKAPAILTIFYNLLFVIFNLLSMVLFIPFLQLIFKSDEAADLKKPVYDGGFADFFIYCKDLFNYTMQEMVKEDPKQALFFVCISVLTAFFLKNLTRYGAIWYQSQLRMAVVRDIKDQIFAKAMKLPLSFYTEERKGDLMSRMNSDVGEIEIAVVAILELIYREPFAIITAVGTLLYISPKLTLISFILLPISAFVISRIGKSLKRTAKQGQEQNGIVFSTIEEALGGIKVIKAFNAIPFMMERFRKINLRHQQLITRTFRKKDLSPPLNEFLGAAVMICLVWFGGIMILDKDANSLTGAQFITFIIVFSQLLRPIQGIATAVGNLNKAEASRDRINAILDTDENIYETEHPKKLDGLKNDIRLESVSFKYKDEWVLKNINFDLKRGKTIALVGESGSGKSTIADLLPRFYDVNEGAIYIDDINIKEYGLEDLHKNIGIVSQESILFNDTVRNNIAFGREDVSMELIVKAAKIAHADSFIEQLENGYDTIIGERGNKLSGGQKQRLSIARAVLKDPSILILDEATSALDTESERIVQGALDELMKDRTSLIIAHRMSTIINADEILVLSKGQIIERGKHQDLIALGGTYANLCGLQGIFQ is encoded by the coding sequence ATGAAATCGATATTAGCATTCCATAAATACACTTTTTCGTATAAAGCTCCGGCTATATTGACGATCTTTTACAACTTGCTCTTTGTGATATTCAACCTGCTTTCCATGGTGTTGTTTATCCCGTTTTTGCAGCTCATTTTTAAATCTGATGAGGCCGCAGACCTGAAGAAACCGGTTTACGACGGAGGCTTTGCTGACTTTTTTATTTATTGCAAGGACCTTTTCAATTATACCATGCAGGAAATGGTCAAAGAAGATCCCAAACAAGCGCTTTTCTTCGTCTGTATTTCCGTATTGACAGCTTTTTTCCTGAAAAACCTCACGCGTTACGGAGCAATCTGGTATCAATCGCAGTTGCGTATGGCGGTAGTGCGTGATATCAAAGACCAGATTTTTGCCAAAGCGATGAAATTGCCGCTTTCCTTCTATACAGAAGAACGAAAAGGAGATTTGATGTCGCGCATGAATAGTGATGTGGGTGAGATCGAAATTGCAGTGGTTGCCATTTTGGAATTGATTTACAGGGAACCGTTTGCCATTATTACAGCGGTGGGTACTTTATTGTACATCAGCCCGAAACTGACTTTAATTTCCTTTATTCTGCTTCCGATTTCCGCTTTCGTTATTTCCCGCATCGGGAAAAGTTTGAAACGTACAGCCAAGCAAGGCCAGGAACAAAACGGGATTGTTTTTTCGACCATCGAAGAAGCGTTGGGTGGAATCAAAGTGATTAAAGCATTCAACGCCATTCCATTTATGATGGAGCGTTTCCGTAAGATCAATTTAAGACATCAGCAGTTAATTACCCGCACTTTCCGCAAGAAAGACCTTTCGCCGCCTTTGAATGAATTTTTAGGTGCTGCGGTTATGATTTGCCTGGTTTGGTTCGGCGGAATCATGATCCTGGATAAAGATGCAAACAGTCTCACAGGTGCCCAGTTCATTACCTTTATCATCGTCTTTTCCCAATTGCTGCGCCCCATCCAGGGAATTGCAACTGCGGTAGGAAACCTCAATAAGGCAGAAGCTTCCCGCGACCGGATCAACGCAATCCTCGATACGGATGAAAATATTTATGAAACCGAACATCCGAAAAAACTGGATGGCCTGAAAAACGACATCAGACTCGAATCTGTTAGTTTCAAATACAAGGACGAGTGGGTTTTGAAGAATATCAATTTTGACCTGAAACGCGGAAAAACCATTGCTTTGGTCGGTGAATCCGGTAGTGGTAAATCAACGATTGCAGACCTGCTTCCACGTTTTTACGACGTGAATGAAGGAGCAATTTACATCGATGATATCAATATCAAAGAATACGGATTGGAAGATCTGCACAAAAACATCGGGATCGTTTCGCAGGAATCCATATTGTTCAACGACACCGTTCGGAATAACATTGCTTTCGGAAGAGAAGACGTATCGATGGAATTGATTGTGAAAGCAGCCAAAATTGCCCACGCCGACAGTTTTATCGAACAACTTGAAAACGGTTACGACACCATTATCGGGGAGCGCGGAAACAAGCTTTCCGGAGGACAGAAACAGCGATTAAGCATTGCCCGGGCGGTTTTGAAAGATCCTTCCATCCTGATCCTGGATGAAGCAACTTCTGCATTGGACACTGAAAGCGAACGCATCGTACAAGGAGCTTTGGACGAATTAATGAAGGACCGCACCTCCTTGATTATCGCTCACAGAATGAGCACGATTATCAATGCCGACGAAATTTTGGTATTGTCAAAAGGCCAGATTATTGAGCGCGGAAAACACCAGGATTTAATTGCTTTGGGCGGAACTTATGCAAACCTGTGCGGGCTTCAGGGAATCTTCCAGTAA
- a CDS encoding choice-of-anchor L domain-containing protein, protein MKLICLIALLFPLSLMGQLVTSPQSAASLVQNTLLGPGVTVSNINYSGASGAIGKFTANGTNLGINSGIVITTGTIANNGSGPQGPNNSSNSGVDNNYPGFGALSNQAGASTYNAAILEFDFIPYSDTVRFKYVFGSEEYPEYVCSQYNDAFAFFISGPGIPGGTQNMAKLPSGATVTINNVNGGNPGGTGSGINACGASNPAYFVNNGNGSQSPYNGSSAYIQYDGFTKVLEAVSKVQCGQTYHLIIAIADAGDGIFDSGIFLEANSLTSKAPIEVDYTMSADPFNDGKTMAEGCVNTTVTLTRTKNLSQTVTVPINVSGTATEGVDYTNIPNTVTFNPGQTTVTFNFAAFADGVAEGFETIILDFQLLDACGNLNPFIINLRIGDIEPVQVTVNSVDKLCPQDEAVLTAVPSGGSGPYTIVWTPNGETTASITVNPPATQNYTVSVTDACLHETATAISTVTVPVYPPIGLITTPDITEICPYVPKELTVQASGGAGNYTYSWYLASGTVLGTNDTLDVIPSTSTMYYVEVTDQCDVSALDSVLYTITSPPLLLTMSPNQVICPGDTVPISVSATGGYGQYFYEWLHSGETTPQVFVNPYTTTSYTVSVSDECQTFTVEGTTTVTVIEPDADFVISSHTLFEDLPITFQNLTIGGNTYEWEFGDGHTSTLVHPNNTYDVPGTYYVTLIATNYLGCKDTITKPITIQEEYWIYVPNTFTPDGNQFNNTFKASLINIKEIEVTIYDRWGQLVFESNSIRWEWDGTYKDLLVPDGTYTYKIKYTSRSDISGEIVGHVNVLK, encoded by the coding sequence ATGAAGCTAATTTGTCTGATAGCACTTCTTTTTCCGCTTTCCCTGATGGGCCAATTGGTCACATCACCTCAAAGTGCTGCATCATTGGTTCAAAATACGCTTCTCGGACCCGGAGTTACCGTTTCAAATATTAATTATTCAGGAGCATCCGGGGCAATCGGAAAATTTACAGCAAACGGCACAAACCTGGGAATCAACTCAGGAATTGTCATTACAACCGGAACCATTGCAAATAACGGAAGCGGCCCTCAAGGACCTAATAATTCCTCCAATTCCGGAGTAGACAACAACTATCCGGGTTTTGGCGCCTTAAGCAATCAGGCAGGTGCAAGTACTTACAATGCGGCCATTTTGGAATTCGATTTCATTCCTTATTCCGATACCGTCCGTTTCAAGTACGTTTTCGGGTCGGAAGAATACCCGGAATACGTTTGTTCCCAATATAACGATGCCTTCGCATTTTTCATTTCCGGACCTGGAATTCCCGGCGGTACACAAAACATGGCAAAATTGCCGTCCGGGGCAACCGTTACGATCAACAATGTAAACGGTGGAAATCCCGGGGGAACAGGAAGCGGTATCAATGCCTGCGGAGCGAGTAATCCTGCTTACTTCGTCAATAACGGAAACGGAAGCCAAAGCCCTTATAACGGTTCTTCAGCATACATCCAATACGACGGTTTTACCAAAGTGCTCGAAGCAGTTTCGAAAGTACAGTGCGGGCAAACCTATCACCTCATCATTGCTATTGCAGATGCCGGTGACGGAATCTTTGATTCGGGAATTTTCCTGGAAGCAAACAGTTTAACTTCCAAAGCACCGATCGAGGTCGATTACACCATGTCGGCAGATCCTTTCAACGATGGGAAAACCATGGCGGAAGGATGTGTGAACACAACCGTAACGCTCACCAGAACAAAAAATTTATCCCAAACAGTAACTGTTCCGATCAATGTATCCGGTACAGCTACGGAAGGTGTCGATTACACCAATATTCCGAACACGGTGACTTTCAATCCGGGACAAACTACCGTGACTTTTAACTTCGCTGCTTTTGCCGACGGAGTTGCGGAAGGGTTTGAAACGATCATTCTCGATTTTCAGTTACTGGATGCCTGTGGGAATCTCAATCCGTTCATCATAAACCTGAGGATCGGCGATATTGAACCCGTCCAGGTCACGGTAAATTCCGTTGATAAACTTTGTCCGCAGGACGAAGCCGTTTTAACAGCCGTTCCAAGCGGCGGTTCAGGACCTTATACCATTGTCTGGACACCAAACGGTGAAACCACTGCGTCCATAACGGTGAATCCGCCGGCTACACAGAATTATACTGTTTCCGTTACGGATGCCTGTTTGCATGAAACGGCCACCGCTATTTCAACGGTAACTGTTCCTGTTTATCCTCCTATCGGTTTGATTACAACGCCGGATATTACCGAAATTTGTCCTTATGTGCCGAAAGAACTGACCGTGCAGGCCAGTGGCGGTGCAGGTAATTATACGTATTCCTGGTACCTGGCAAGCGGAACTGTTTTGGGAACAAACGATACCTTAGACGTTATTCCAAGCACTTCGACCATGTACTATGTGGAAGTGACCGATCAATGTGATGTTTCTGCACTTGACAGCGTTCTTTACACGATTACGAGTCCACCGCTATTACTTACGATGTCTCCGAATCAGGTGATTTGTCCGGGAGATACCGTTCCGATCAGTGTGAGCGCAACCGGTGGATATGGTCAGTATTTTTATGAATGGCTTCACAGCGGTGAAACAACTCCGCAGGTTTTTGTGAATCCGTACACTACGACTTCCTACACGGTTTCTGTTTCGGATGAATGCCAGACATTTACGGTTGAAGGAACAACCACCGTAACGGTGATCGAGCCTGACGCAGACTTTGTTATCTCCAGTCATACCTTGTTTGAGGATTTACCGATCACTTTCCAAAACCTGACGATCGGCGGAAATACCTACGAATGGGAATTTGGCGACGGACATACGTCAACCCTGGTACATCCCAATAATACATACGATGTTCCGGGAACTTATTACGTTACCCTTATTGCGACCAATTACCTCGGGTGCAAGGATACCATTACGAAACCGATTACGATCCAGGAAGAATACTGGATCTATGTTCCGAATACATTCACTCCGGACGGCAACCAGTTCAACAATACATTCAAAGCTTCTTTGATTAACATCAAAGAAATAGAAGTCACTATTTATGACCGCTGGGGACAACTCGTATTCGAATCGAACAGTATCCGCTGGGAATGGGACGGTACCTACAAAGATCTATTGGTTCCTGACGGAACATATACGTACAAGATCAAATACACTTCCCGCTCGGATATTTCCGGCGAGATTGTGGGTCACGTCAATGTATTAAAGTGA
- a CDS encoding SDR family oxidoreductase codes for MKDLNGKVALVAGSTQGIGKAVALKLAEMGAGIVLLARNEEKLKSVKEELSREDGQVHDYLAVDFTNPSDLKNKITDYLSTGKTIDILINNTGGPKAGPIIDADITEFLAAFNQHLICNHILVQAVVPGMKQAGGGRIVNIISTSVKQPLPGLGVSNTIRGAVGNWSKTLANELGQFNITVNNVLPGATNTTRLQEIASNKSAKTGDTVDAIFEEMADESPMKRIAKPEEIAAAVAFLASSAASYINGINIPVDGGRTKSL; via the coding sequence ATGAAAGATTTGAATGGTAAAGTTGCTCTTGTTGCTGGAAGCACGCAGGGTATTGGAAAAGCGGTTGCTTTGAAACTGGCGGAAATGGGTGCCGGTATTGTTTTATTGGCCCGTAACGAGGAAAAACTCAAAAGTGTGAAAGAAGAACTGAGCCGGGAAGACGGACAAGTTCATGATTACCTGGCTGTTGACTTTACAAATCCCTCCGATTTGAAAAACAAAATCACCGATTATCTTTCAACAGGTAAAACCATTGATATTCTGATCAATAATACTGGCGGACCGAAAGCAGGGCCGATTATCGATGCGGATATTACAGAATTCCTTGCTGCTTTCAACCAGCATTTGATCTGCAATCACATTCTTGTACAGGCTGTTGTTCCGGGAATGAAGCAAGCAGGGGGAGGAAGAATCGTAAATATTATTTCTACAAGTGTGAAGCAGCCTCTTCCGGGATTGGGAGTTTCAAACACCATCCGCGGAGCAGTCGGGAACTGGAGCAAAACCCTGGCAAATGAACTGGGACAATTCAACATTACGGTAAATAATGTACTTCCGGGAGCTACAAACACGACAAGACTTCAGGAAATTGCTTCCAATAAATCGGCTAAAACCGGAGATACCGTAGATGCAATTTTTGAGGAAATGGCCGATGAATCTCCGATGAAACGAATTGCCAAGCCGGAGGAAATTGCGGCTGCAGTTGCATTCCTGGCATCTTCTGCGGCAAGTTATATCAATGGGATCAACATTCCTGTTGACGGAGGAAGAACAAAATCACTTTAA
- a CDS encoding GEVED domain-containing protein, which produces MNKKLLWLGLFCLFSSFIYGQTVINTTHPNNNGNGSVTFNVQNTNAFDIIITGIQCHLGSTATNNIELLYNTSPYVDNAAPWSFGTVGAGQNGWISAGTGVVSNSNTANGIVPCLTSLSLTIPAGATYQLGLSATTMQYSTLTNGAGTNTFSGGGVNILTGDGISWGGTVYPSTPANYPRGLIGGITFIPAVPCTSPPTAGTVSAANNPICPSVNNTLSILGGTGGTGQTYQWQSSTTGAAGSFTNIAGATNSTYISNQTVDTYYRVYMTCSGMSDTSAAFLVNTSNFVNCYCNSNATSTGDEEILNVSIGTLNNSSTCSSTGGTGSIQNQYSNYTALPAPTLARTVSYGLNVGIGTCGGNYSNMTKVYIDYNHNGLFSDPGEEVYASPTYTVGPHNEIGTVLVPVTATLGITRMRVINVETTVISNITPCGTYTWGETEDYFVNIAPAPTCPQPTGLTNLGATSTDIELGWTAGGSETSWQLQYGPPGFVLGTGDSVVATTNPFTLGSLTPNSFYQVYVMAVCSATDSSYYTGPITFNTYNQGIYIDWSTDCPAGGFVDISATGTNTNTTDDSEFGLTLPFPVLYQGTLINDITIGNNGGVVLGNQTAQVGYTMAAGNGLYPYVQDMNTPYDGVYFQTLGVAPNRKFVVMWSDVAHFFSSLGTDGTTFELIIDEATNEIYYVYEDVNHDNASYDNGADAEIGVRGAQNIDVSMNNSAYLQENTCVHFYYTDCPKPKNVVTTYLGADEIQFGWTPGFSNETNWIIEYGPAGFTPGTGTILNETNSFSSISSLTQLTDYTLYIYANCANGDTSLALIHNFTTLPYCSNPASINGASDPDSLEVTWSWTASSLAYPVTGFNIQYGMTGFQLGSGTIYQANGINYADTIFDASLMGSGVYQVYVQAECDNGTTVDTSGWMGPITIVMPITNDDVCSQEALQLGETYTFNNVGAGVSLNEANIAPPATGAQMTDGWVNTTLNGTLWYSFVAPASGSVRINSTSVPYNGQAAVYTAINCADFNTFALVAANDDEIGGTSLAPNFTVCGLTPGNTYYVMYDKFDGTTGNFGLMVSAIVLEGGSALPLTSVCTGELVDLFTTITGNNAGGVWSSSIAAVNASIQDSTFNTAGLAYQTFDLQYRVTDGCAYDSIVSQVRIYPLSNAGQDGVITACRNEPIDLLAGLNGNTDLNGDWYDPSDVLLPNSQVMTANFPGQYNYDYISGNGVCPDDTANVVVTVTNCNWLSVDENALEQVTVYPNPSTGVVFIESTFTGSFNLVVTDINGRTIQSGTSVAAGTNTVSLKEVERGTYFFKLSTESAEKVFRVVIQ; this is translated from the coding sequence ATGAATAAAAAATTACTCTGGCTGGGGTTATTCTGCCTGTTTAGCTCATTTATATATGGGCAAACGGTGATTAACACCACCCACCCGAACAACAACGGAAACGGATCCGTTACGTTCAATGTTCAAAACACCAATGCATTTGATATCATTATTACAGGTATCCAATGTCATTTAGGGTCTACAGCAACCAATAACATTGAACTACTTTACAACACAAGTCCCTATGTAGACAATGCAGCTCCGTGGAGCTTCGGTACTGTAGGTGCAGGACAAAACGGCTGGATTTCTGCCGGAACAGGAGTTGTATCAAATTCCAACACAGCAAACGGGATTGTTCCGTGTTTGACTTCTTTGTCTTTAACCATCCCTGCAGGGGCTACTTATCAGCTTGGTTTGTCTGCAACAACCATGCAGTATTCCACTTTAACGAATGGAGCCGGAACCAACACCTTCAGCGGTGGCGGGGTTAACATTTTAACCGGTGACGGAATTTCCTGGGGAGGAACTGTTTACCCTTCCACACCGGCGAATTATCCGCGAGGTCTGATCGGAGGAATCACATTTATTCCTGCCGTTCCTTGTACATCACCACCAACGGCCGGTACGGTTTCCGCAGCAAACAACCCTATTTGCCCATCTGTTAACAATACCCTTTCTATCTTAGGTGGAACGGGAGGAACAGGACAAACTTACCAATGGCAAAGTTCTACAACGGGCGCTGCCGGTTCTTTCACCAATATTGCAGGTGCAACAAACAGCACTTACATTTCCAATCAAACGGTAGATACTTATTACCGTGTTTATATGACTTGTAGCGGAATGAGTGATACAAGCGCCGCATTCCTTGTAAATACCAGCAACTTTGTCAACTGTTACTGTAACAGCAATGCCACCAGTACAGGCGATGAAGAAATCCTGAATGTCAGCATCGGAACTTTGAACAACAGTTCTACCTGTTCTTCGACCGGTGGGACCGGATCCATTCAAAACCAATATTCCAATTATACTGCTTTGCCTGCACCTACGCTGGCAAGAACAGTTAGTTACGGATTGAATGTCGGGATTGGAACGTGTGGTGGTAACTACAGTAACATGACGAAAGTGTATATTGATTACAACCACAATGGATTGTTCAGCGATCCGGGAGAAGAAGTGTATGCCTCTCCAACTTATACAGTCGGACCTCACAACGAGATCGGAACGGTACTTGTTCCTGTAACGGCAACACTTGGTATTACACGTATGCGTGTGATCAACGTTGAAACTACTGTCATCAGCAACATCACTCCATGTGGAACTTACACCTGGGGAGAAACAGAAGATTACTTCGTAAACATTGCTCCGGCTCCGACATGTCCGCAACCTACAGGGTTGACAAACTTAGGCGCTACTTCTACAGATATCGAATTGGGATGGACTGCAGGCGGATCTGAAACTTCCTGGCAATTGCAATATGGCCCTCCGGGATTTGTTCTTGGAACGGGAGATTCAGTAGTTGCAACAACTAACCCTTTCACTTTAGGAAGTTTGACTCCAAACTCATTCTACCAGGTTTATGTGATGGCGGTTTGTTCTGCAACTGATTCATCTTACTATACCGGACCGATTACATTTAACACGTATAACCAAGGTATTTACATTGACTGGTCAACAGATTGTCCTGCAGGAGGATTTGTAGACATTTCTGCAACCGGTACAAATACAAATACAACTGATGATTCCGAATTCGGATTGACTCTTCCTTTTCCTGTGTTATACCAGGGAACACTTATTAATGACATCACAATCGGAAACAATGGTGGTGTAGTATTAGGAAATCAAACAGCGCAGGTTGGATATACTATGGCAGCCGGAAATGGTTTGTATCCATATGTTCAGGATATGAACACTCCATATGACGGGGTATATTTCCAAACACTTGGCGTTGCTCCAAACCGGAAATTCGTTGTTATGTGGTCAGATGTGGCTCATTTCTTCTCTTCACTTGGAACAGATGGAACTACGTTTGAATTAATCATTGACGAAGCAACAAATGAGATCTATTATGTATATGAAGATGTAAATCATGACAATGCTTCATACGATAATGGAGCAGACGCAGAAATCGGTGTTCGGGGAGCTCAAAACATTGATGTTTCCATGAATAACTCTGCTTATTTACAAGAAAACACGTGTGTTCACTTCTATTACACGGATTGTCCGAAACCTAAAAACGTTGTAACAACATACCTGGGTGCTGACGAGATCCAATTTGGCTGGACTCCGGGATTCTCTAACGAAACCAACTGGATTATCGAATACGGTCCGGCAGGATTTACTCCGGGAACAGGAACGATCCTGAACGAAACAAACAGTTTCTCCAGTATTTCTTCTTTAACTCAGTTGACAGATTACACCCTCTACATTTATGCGAACTGTGCGAACGGAGACACTTCCCTAGCATTGATCCATAATTTCACTACGTTGCCATATTGTTCGAACCCGGCATCTATCAACGGTGCTTCGGATCCTGATTCATTGGAGGTGACATGGTCATGGACTGCTTCAAGTCTGGCATACCCGGTAACCGGATTTAACATCCAGTACGGTATGACAGGTTTCCAATTAGGAAGCGGAACGATCTACCAGGCAAACGGAATCAATTATGCAGACACTATTTTTGATGCTTCATTGATGGGATCAGGTGTTTACCAGGTGTATGTTCAGGCGGAATGTGATAACGGCACAACAGTTGACACTTCCGGATGGATGGGACCGATTACCATCGTTATGCCGATCACAAATGACGATGTTTGCAGCCAGGAAGCTCTTCAATTAGGAGAAACCTACACATTCAACAATGTGGGTGCAGGTGTTTCCCTGAACGAAGCAAACATTGCTCCTCCTGCAACAGGTGCTCAAATGACCGACGGATGGGTGAATACAACTTTGAACGGAACATTATGGTACTCTTTTGTAGCACCGGCGTCCGGATCAGTGAGAATCAACTCTACTTCCGTTCCTTATAACGGACAGGCTGCTGTTTATACTGCAATCAACTGTGCTGACTTCAACACATTTGCGCTGGTAGCAGCAAATGACGACGAGATCGGCGGAACAAGTTTAGCTCCAAACTTCACGGTTTGCGGATTAACGCCGGGTAATACTTACTATGTGATGTATGATAAGTTCGATGGAACAACCGGTAATTTCGGGTTGATGGTTTCAGCAATCGTTCTTGAAGGCGGATCTGCGCTTCCTTTAACAAGTGTTTGTACAGGCGAATTGGTTGATTTGTTCACAACAATCACCGGTAACAATGCCGGAGGGGTTTGGTCGTCTTCCATTGCAGCTGTAAACGCAAGTATCCAGGATTCTACGTTCAACACAGCAGGACTTGCTTACCAGACATTTGACTTACAGTACCGTGTAACCGATGGTTGTGCGTACGATTCCATTGTTTCGCAAGTTCGCATCTATCCATTATCCAATGCAGGACAAGACGGTGTGATTACAGCTTGTAGAAATGAGCCTATCGATTTGTTAGCAGGATTGAACGGAAATACAGACTTAAACGGAGACTGGTATGATCCATCTGACGTTCTATTGCCGAACTCCCAGGTTATGACAGCAAACTTCCCTGGTCAGTATAACTACGATTATATTTCAGGAAACGGAGTTTGTCCGGACGATACGGCAAACGTTGTAGTAACTGTTACAAACTGTAACTGGTTATCTGTAGACGAAAACGCATTGGAGCAGGTAACTGTTTATCCAAACCCTTCTACAGGTGTTGTATTCATCGAATCGACATTTACAGGAAGCTTTAACCTGGTGGTTACTGACATCAACGGACGTACTATTCAATCCGGAACAAGCGTTGCTGCCGGAACGAATACAGTAAGCCTGAAAGAAGTTGAAAGAGGTACTTACTTCTTCAAACTTTCTACGGAGTCTGCTGAAAAAGTATTCCGCGTAGTAATTCAATAA